The window ACCACATTCAAATTGAACTTGGAGGTCCAACCTGCAGATCAGGGAAGCTACACGTTCCATGTCACCTCCTCGCTAGAAACTCTCGCACCGGGAAAGGACATCGCCCGACGAACCGCGATAAGAAAGGTCGACTCGGCATTCAAACTGTCTCCAGGCACGAGCTTCGTACTGACAGGCCTGGAGCGAAGCGGACGTGAAAGAGCAATCACACAAGTGCTGGTCGTTCGCTTGCAAGGTTTTGCCGAAGAACAAACTGTAGAAACGGTTCAAAATGGGCTGGAACCACACTCGAGTCCTGAAGCAGCACTTTCGACAAACGATTGACATGGCTCGTGGGATCACGGGCACTAATGGAAACCTCTTTTATTGGCACTGCTGTTTTGCTCTTTCGTGATGGCTTGATCTCGTTCTCTTCAGCGATCCCGTTTCTTCTCGTCAGCTCCAAGACTGATTTGTCGCTCAATCGCGACGACTGCGATTACCCCCAAGCCCCAAAGTGAAGAAACAATAAACGTTTAGCGTGAGATTCATGAACCGGCGTACCAAAGCCTTCCCGCGAAGCAGAGCATCACTAAGCTCAGGCGATTGACTTCTCCAGTGCCTGACTTGGATCCTGAACGATGTCCGTCACTTCTTCTGCTTCCACATCATTGGCGTGTGGCGCGTGCAAACACAACAACGCTCCCGGCGCTCAATTCTGTGGCGGATGCGGGCATTTCCTGCATGAGAAATGTGTTCAGTGTGGCGACTCGGTAAGCCTGACTCAGAAGTTCTGCGTTGGCTGCGGACAAGACCTGAACGCGTGGCTGGAAAAACGAATCGCGGAACAAGAGACCAAACTCTCCGATGCGGTGGCCGCCGTGAAATGCCACGAGTACGAACGCGCGCTAGGTCTGCTCAACCTTTTAGCGAAAAGCGGTGACTACCGATTCCAATCCGTTCGCGAACAAGCTGCTGCTGCGAAAGACAAGGTCGAGAGCCTGCAGAAGAAGGTCCACGCACAAGCCAGCCAACGCATCACCGCAGCAAAAGAAGCTCACGCGCAAAACGATCTTTCAACTGCAGTCAAATTGCTGGCTCAAGTTCCTGAAAATTTGCTCGACGACGAATCCCGCTCCATTCGTCAAAGCAGTCAGGTGCACCTGGATCAACTCAAAACACTGCATGGCGAACTGCAGCAAGCATTGGCCGAAAAGAGCTATTCACAAGTCGCTGGACTTCTGCAGCAACTGTTGGAACTGCAACCCGACAACCAAAAGTATCAACAACTTTCGCAACAAGTTGGAGACAAGCTGCTGCGTCGTGCTGAGAAACTGTGTGCTCGGCAGGAATACCAGACGGCCCGTAACGCACTGAATTCGCTTCCGACAATTTGCCACAACGCTCAATTCGCCGACCTTTCACGTCGCAGCGAATTGGCTTGTTGGTTGTCGAAACAATTCGATGTGGAACCGTACGCAACCAATGCTCTTGGCCGGCTGGCCATGCGTTATGCGAAGGAATTTCCTTCTGACGGGAAGGCGTCTGATTGTGTTAAACAACTTTCCAAAGCGGTGAAATCGAAGCGCACCACTGCAAGAGATGGCTTGGCACCTTGGCGAACCAAAGCTGAAAGCTGGATTGGTGGACGAGTTGGCATTCTCGCCAATCCGCAATCGTTGAACTTCGACGAATTGGCTGAAAGCCCGCCATCATTCGCGTCTTTTGCGGAAGCCATTGGCCTGGCATTGCACGCACTCGGACTCAGCCGCATCAGTGGCAATCTGCTGCCGAAAAAAGGCGTGATGTCAAAACTCGGCTTAAGTAAAAGCAAAGCGGTTTGGGGCATCGACGTTGGTGCATCCGGCATCAACGCGATCAAGATGCGAGTCGAAAAAGGCTCTGACCAGCCGATCGTGGAAGCCGCCCATCGTGTAGAGCTGAAGAATCCAACTTGCCGCGGTGGATCCAAATCGGCAAGCGAATTAATCCCCGAAGCCATCACGCGACTGATGGAAGAAATCGATGTATCCGACTCAAAGGTCTACGCGAATTTGCCTGCTTGCGAGGGCATCGCTCGGTTCTGCGAACTGCCCCCAGTCAAAGACAAAGACGCGGAACGATTGATTGAAACAGAGGTCAAAACCCGAATTCCGATTTCAACCGAAGATCTGGCTTTGATCACCTGGGTTGCACCTTTGCAAAAGGGGAGCACCGTCGGTCGTCCCGTCGTGATGGCCGCCGCAACAAAGCTCACCGTTAGCCGACGTGTCGACCTACTTGGCATCGGTGGATTGAAACTGGATGGCTTGGTTCCATCTCCCATCGCGCTGGCCAACTTCGCGGCTCACGAGTTCTCTGAGCTACTCGCACCGCCGGCCGACAAATCGGCAAAGAAGAAATCGAAGACCGTCGAAGAAACATCGGACGAGTCGAGCGAAGACGAATCATTCAGCCTGACCTCCTCGAGCAAACAACCGACGCTCGCACTGATCGACGCGGGTGCATCCAAAACGACGATGCTTTTGATCTCTCCGATATCCATCTGGTTTTGGTCTCACGAGAGTGGCGGCGAAGACATCACCGCCGTGGTCGCTCGACGAACCAAAACCACCGCGGAGGATGCAGAGCAATCCAAGCGAAACCTGGCATCAATCAAGGAGCC of the Rhodopirellula baltica SH 1 genome contains:
- the pilM gene encoding pilus assembly protein PilM, giving the protein MSVTSSASTSLACGACKHNNAPGAQFCGGCGHFLHEKCVQCGDSVSLTQKFCVGCGQDLNAWLEKRIAEQETKLSDAVAAVKCHEYERALGLLNLLAKSGDYRFQSVREQAAAAKDKVESLQKKVHAQASQRITAAKEAHAQNDLSTAVKLLAQVPENLLDDESRSIRQSSQVHLDQLKTLHGELQQALAEKSYSQVAGLLQQLLELQPDNQKYQQLSQQVGDKLLRRAEKLCARQEYQTARNALNSLPTICHNAQFADLSRRSELACWLSKQFDVEPYATNALGRLAMRYAKEFPSDGKASDCVKQLSKAVKSKRTTARDGLAPWRTKAESWIGGRVGILANPQSLNFDELAESPPSFASFAEAIGLALHALGLSRISGNLLPKKGVMSKLGLSKSKAVWGIDVGASGINAIKMRVEKGSDQPIVEAAHRVELKNPTCRGGSKSASELIPEAITRLMEEIDVSDSKVYANLPACEGIARFCELPPVKDKDAERLIETEVKTRIPISTEDLALITWVAPLQKGSTVGRPVVMAAATKLTVSRRVDLLGIGGLKLDGLVPSPIALANFAAHEFSELLAPPADKSAKKKSKTVEETSDESSEDESFSLTSSSKQPTLALIDAGASKTTMLLISPISIWFWSHESGGEDITAVVARRTKTTAEDAEQSKRNLASIKEPHEVDDDILEKQEITRARLRKLYEEADKTFRHFDIQATWCVGSAHQQHGFLRRVMMK